The sequence GAAAATAAACTTCACTTTAGATTGAGACAGTGGCTCCTTGTGGTATTTTGCAGGCCTTCAGAAGACTAATGAACTGTGGTGTTGCTTCTTGGAGGTGATGATTTCAAATTCTGGGATCCATAGTCCTTTTGAATAAGGTAATACTGGACTTGGAAGTCCAACGGGAGAAAGGATTTTGTGGGAACAAAGGCTGAAATcctcctatgcatgcttacctgtGAGCATGCCCCAGTGGTTTGAAGGGGAATTTGCTtctgttggactacgatctgggagaccacggttcgaatcctcacatagccatgaagctcacagggtgaccttgggccagtcactgcctctcagcctcatgaaaaccctattcgtagggtcgccattagtcggaatcgacttgaaggcagtacatttacatttatttagggCTGGAAGGGACAGATGGATCGTAATGATGAACCAAGGCACATAGAGGGAGAATGGTTCAGTTccttcagttaaaaggatcttAGATAGCAAGAAATCTGTGCCTGAGGCTTTGGGCCGGCCTTTGCCTATCTAGCGCCATCTAGCTGTTTTggagtacagttcccatcaggGAGCTTGATGggagtagtccaaaatatctggagggtaccaggttggtgaaggctgctttggGCATCCTGTCAGTCAGCGTAAATAGTTCTGGGCTAAAGTAACTAGCACTCTCAGTCCTGCTATACCCTGTGGGCCTCTTCAGGCAATAGAATAAATAATACTTTTCGGATAGTTATTGTGGGTACCAGCACTTGTGTTATCTGCAATATCTATTGTTGCATCATGTAAGATGATGGAGAAAGTCATGTGAGTTGAGGTAGAGGTAACATTTTTTGTTAAAGAGTAATGCACTTCAGCACATACAGAGTGGGCAAGGAACACacattctgcaaaaaaaaaattaaactgattAGTAAAAAACGGAACTTTGTATACAGAAAGGATGCTGCAGTCCCACCCCGCACATTCTTAACTCGCTTCTTGAGACAGTTCTCTCACTCTTGCTGTGAACAAAAGAACTGAAGTAAATTGCTCCTGGCCACAAAGGAACTGGCGGAACAATTTTGCCCTCCCCAATTTGCGCTGTTTTGGTCACTGCTGAGAAGTGTTGATGCCCTCATGTTGTGTAGCTCTTTGCTGTATCAAAGCAAAAATTCAGTCCCAATGCCGAGTCTTCTGTCCTTGgtgcattttgcaaagcagtgtcCCCCTCTCCTCTGTAGGGTGGAAAGGGGCAACAAGGGGACTCCTTTCCTACAAAGTTCTGAAATGGATGATAATAGCAGTGAAAGTGGGATTCTCTGAGGTAGCATGTGGGCTGTTCACATTCCTAAGAGACTGGGCTGTGAACCAGGAAGTAACCATTCAAATCTCTCCTAGGCCACACACTAAATGGTGACCTCAAGCAAGTCATTATCTCTTAGCTTCAACCCCATCTCATGTCTATCATGACACTGAAATAAAATTGACCAACTGTACATGCTTATAAAGATTGCTTAAATAGTGGCTCAAGTGACAGACTGTGCAAAACTGGAAGGGCGgggctgtctctctccagctacaaaagcagcagctgctgaaggggccagagaccatctacctgtgtgagtttctgcaagacctgctccctgcatttctggctgatttccacctggcctggaagggcggggccctgtctctctccagctgcaaaagcagcagctgctgaaggggccagagaccatctacctgtgtgagtttctgcaagacctgctccctgcatttctggctgatttccacctggcctggaagggtggggccctgtctctctccagctgcaaaagcagcagctgctgaaggggccagagaccatctacctgtgtgagtttctgcaagacctgctccctgcatttctggctgatttccacctggcctggaagggtggggccctgtctctctccagctgcaaaagcagcaactgctgaaggggccagagaccatctatctgtgtgagtttctgcaagacctgctccctgcatttctggctgatttccacctggcctggaagggcggggccctgtctctctccagctacaaaagcagcagctgttgaaggggccagagaccatctacctgtgtgagtttctgcaagacctgctccctgcatttctggctgatttccacctggcctggaagggtggggccctgtctctctccagctgcaaaagcagcaactgctgaaggggccagagaccatctacctgtgtaagtttctgcaagacctgctccctgcatttctggctgatttccacctggcctggaagggcggggccctgtctctctccagctgcaaaagcagcagctgctgaaggggccagagaccatctacctgtgtgagtttctgcaagacctgctccctgcatttctggctgatttccacctggcctggaagggcggggccctgtctctctccagctgcaaaggcagcagctgctgaaggggccagagaccatctacctgtgtgagtttctgcaagacctgctccctgcatttctggctgatttccacctggcctggaagggtggggccctgtctctctctagctacaaaagcagcagctgctgaaggggccagagaccatctacctgtgtgagtttctgcaagacctgctccctgcatttctggctgatttccacctggcctggaagggtggggccctgtctctctccagctgcaaaagcagcagctgctgaaggggccagagaccatctacctgtgtgagtttctgcaagacctgctccctgcatttctggctgatttccacctggcctggaagggtggggccctgtctctctccagctgcaaaagcagcaactgctgaaggggccagagaccatctatctgtgtgagtttctgcaagacctgctccctgcatttctggctgatttccacctggcctggaagggcggggccctgtctctctctagctacaaaagcagcagctgctgaaggggccagagaccatctacctgtgtgattttctgcaagacctgctccctgcatttctggctgatttccacctggcctggaagggtggggccctgtctctctccagctgcaaaagcagcagctgctgaaggggccagagaccatctacctgtgtgagtttctgcaagacctgctccctgcatttctggctgatttccacctggcctggaagggcggggccctgtctctctccagctgcaaaagcagcaactgctgaaggggccagagaccatctacctgtgtgagtttctgcaagacctgctccctgcatttctggctgatttccacctggcctggaagggcggggccctgtctctctctagctacaaaagcagcagctgctgaaggggccagagaccatctacctgtgtgagtttctgcaagacctgctccctgcatttctggctgatttccacctggcctggaaggtggggccctgtctctctccagctacaaaagcagcaactgctgaaggggccagagaccgtgtgtgtgtgtatgtgcgcgtgaacctgctgctcgggatgtctatagactactggggttttgtttagtattatatgttatattttactctatgttatattttagtctatgtacgccgcctagagtggccgttaattcggccagataggcggcctagaaataaaattttattattattattattgttaaggaAACAGCCATATTTTTGGTGTGTGAATTGATAAACCGCTATAGGAAATAAAACAGGCAAACCAACATCTAACTGGTTTGGTGTAATATCTGAATTTATAAATCACTTAATAGCTATTGCTCTGTCTCCAGAGACTGATCCACAATGGAGGAGGAGTGGATTTATGAAGCTGAGAACATTAAACAAGTAGTTTTCTAAATAATGGTTAATGTAAATGGCTTCATATGATACCTGAACAGAGCCAGAGTATGCAAAGTGTTGTGAGCTCTCTAAGGTGCTAATGTATTTATGAACAGTGatgtaaagctgaatcctgataatcAAGAGCTCTTGGATCATATGACTTTTGGCTACTCTATTATTCAAAAAGTGTTCCATCACTTGAGATCTACATTTATGTATTTTTCTCTTAGAATTCTATACTCCTTCATGGCAAATTATCATTGAGGGGAAAATCAACCACTGACATTCCTTCAGAAACTGGCGAGCGTTATTCTTGAACAATGGCTCCCACTAGTTACTATGCtctaattcagcctttcccaaccagtgtgcctccagatgttgttggaccacaactcccatcagcctcagccagcattgccaatggtcaggaagatgggagttctgGAGGCACACTCAGTGGTTGGTTGACTGACTTAGTGGCAGCTTTAAAGACCATTGTTTGAAAAGCCGATTGCTTGCTAATAATCTGTGGCAATCGATTGCTGTTTTATTGGTGGGAGTTCATAACAAGAGAGAGGTATCTGTCAACTGGGAATCACTCTCTAGCTTTTGGAATGTGGGAACTACTACAGGCTAGAGAAGGTGACACTGCCTTCCAACTGAAGGTAGAGCATGTAGAGGAAACAGGAAAAGGTAGTGGGGGGGGCTAGGCAGTTGCCAGTTTGCATGGGAAAGAACAGAGTTCCTAGCTGGATACTCAGGTGTAGCCTTACTTCAGTGTTGCTCCCTGAGAATCTGACGCAGGCTAAGCTGTCTGCTCAAAGGATTATATCTGCCTTTCTATATCAAACAAATATGATGAAGCCACCGTATGTTTCTAGTGCCCCATGATCCAAGGGAAGCAAGTTTATATTACGCCCCCTGTAGCTTCTTGCCAATTGGGGAAGTGAAGAATGCATAGCTGCTCTTAAAATGAACAAGTTCTTTgatgtctaataataataataataatgtttcagAATCTCCTGGGCTCCTGGGAATATGCTTTTCCAGCCCCATTTTGTCCCTTGTCAGCCTGACCCAGGGTGTTGGTCTCAAATGATGCAGCTTGAGCCGGTGCTTCTGCTATGTCACTTTTATTTTGCCTGGGCTCTAAAACTCCTATATGGTACAGTTACATTTCAAAGCAGTGGCTAAGGGGAATCTAATGGATGCTGGAGCAGGAAGAGTATACCATACACAATAGGTAAGGAACTGTAGGGTGTTATGACTGCAGGGCTGCATTAAATATTCCCTGGCTCCGGTGCCCAAGAGGGAGGCAGTAAGCCCCCcgtacaaatgcatagattaaagCCATGAGCAAATATACTCTTCGTTCCTTATTTGAGATAAAAGCGAATAAAGATAAGTATAGAACCCTTGGTTTGAAACCTCTTTTCACAGAGGGAGGAGTGATCCTGAGATCGGTTACTGGGGTGATGGTTGTGATAGCTGAGGGCCCCATGGTTTGACAAGCGTGATAAAAGCAGAGAAGGAATTTAAAAAATGGAGGGTAGcaaggaaagtgtgtgtgttctACTTGTGTGCTTCTGATTTAGGGGACTTAGAAATGGGTTAGGATCCCATACGGGTGTTCTGTAGCTTCAAGTGAAGTGAGCTGGCAGAGTTACTTAAGGGGGGCTGCCTCTCACTGGAGTGTATCCTTGAAGCAGTCGCACTAATGGGGGATCCCTGAGCTTGTGGGGAGGGCAAGAAAGAATGTTGGGGAAATGGGCCGGGTTAGACCTTTTCCCTGAGCTTCTCCTTCAGGTAGGAAAGTGTCATGGATCAATAAGTCTGCCTGAACAAGCAGAAATACCAGTAGTAGTGGTACTCAGTAAATTATATGTCTGGGGAGCATTCCCCACAATCTCCCTCCTCTTTTCGTTTTGTCTTCAGTTCCAGATTTTCAGGAAGCTGTCCCAAGAGCCGGTAGCCACAGCCATACCATCTGCAGTTACTCCCAAGCAGCTCACCCGGTTGTCATGTCCAGACAGGATTCCTGAAGGGTAATGAATGGAAACCCATTATTAGCTCTTTAAAATGCTTGTATCCTGCCTTTTATACCATACTGACTGCGGCAGCTAACACAATTAAAGCATAAAACTCAACATAAACCAAACACATAAATACAGTAGCAGTGACAAAATGAGAAACTTCATAAAGATGGTATCTCAAAAGCTTGactgaataaaaataatttagcTTGAAAAGGTAAAAGTAAGTGAAAAGGAACCATCTCTTTAGAGAGGAAATTTTAAAGTCTGGGCATCACTACCACTGTGGAAAAGGTCTGGCCTCTGGTTGCCATTTATCTATCTTCTGATGGCATGGAGACCCACAGCAAGGCTTCCAGTCGGACAGATTGATGTGCAACGAAGTGGCTCTTCATTAATGACTCAACCTACATTTGCTATATTGTAGGGTAGCCAGAGAGAAAAAACCACCAGGCACCTTCCATAGTTCTGTGGAAGAGAGAATTTTAGCAGGTGTATCATAggctagtagagttggaaggggcccataaggccatagagtccaacgcggtgctcaatgcagaaatacaAGCTGAAGCATGTTCTTTGGACACTTAGCCCACACCAGTACTCCCCCTTTGTTCCATCTACCACAAAGAGGTAACCCCGTTTGTGTTCTCAGGTGATGGGGTTGAGCTGATGCTGTTGACAGGTGTTCTCAATTCCCATCCTCACTTTAGAGGGACTGGAACACAAGCTGAAAATAACATCATTGTGTTTCTATTTCAAGGCACTttagagggagaacttttggagaGAGTGGCGGCATAAGTGGCTTTCCCCATAAGCGTGTTTGTTCTGTTTCACTGACTATGGCTTAGGTGCAGATAAACAGCAAGGCGCGTCGGGcttttgacacagttgcccctgagcgccctctccggcattgtggagcccggcttgcaccttggtacaccagtgagctaagggcaatgaaacaggctagacgacggctacagcgcaagtggcgaaagacgtgctgtgaggcttttcgggcacgagtaaaacatcataaccatgcctactgtgtggcagtgagggcggcaaagaaggcccacttctctgcctccatcgcatcctcaactaCCTGTCCGatagagcttttccgtattgtcaggagtctgttgacatcaactccaggaaatggaattttagaccctttggaggcccactgtgaattgtttgcaaggcactttgagggtaaagttgctcgcctccatagcagtcttgatgccccctccacatctactgtagtccccaatgaggtgtccagtgcaacgtctgctacaacttcttgggaacggtttcagttgatgcgacctgatgacatggacaaggtgcttgcgatgatgcggcctgcaacgtgtcctctcgatccttgccctttttggcttattaacgcttgctgagggggtctgaccgagtggatccagggtgtggtcaacgcatcattgcaggagggagtggttccagccgccttgaaagagatggtgatccgaccctcctgaaaaagcccaccctggacccattggtttgtgacaactaccaccggttgcaaataccccctttttagggaaggtgattaagaaggttgtggtgcagcaattgcaagtactcttggatgaaacagattatcttgacctgttccagtctgggttcaggcctggttatgggactgaatcagccttggttgccctgatggatgacccttatcgggagaaggacagggggagtgcaaccctgttattcttacttgatctctcagctgcttttgataccattgaccatggtatccttctgggccgacttggtgagatgggtattggaggcactgttttacaatggttctgatcctatctccagggtcgctctcagaatagcattgggtgactgtctttcagccccctggcagttgtgctgtagggtgccacagggtaccatcttgtcctgcatcctgtttaatatctatatgaagcccttgggagcggtcatcaggagatctggggcgagGTGtcggcagtatgctgatgatacccagctctgtttctccataacatctgaatcaggagaggccgtgcaagccctggatcactgcctggattcggtggtgggctggatgagggccaataaactgaatcctagcaagacggaggcactgtgggttggtggttcccgagttcagataattggtcagctgcctgctttggatgggattatacttcctctgaaagagcaggtctgtagtctgggggtgctcctggatccatttttgtcgctagaggcccaggtgagctcagtggctaggagtgccttttaccagctgtggctggtaagatagctgcggccgtttctggactgggatagcctgaccactgttgtccatgcactggtaacctccaggctggagtactgtaatgcgctctatgtggggctgcccttgaggttggtccggaagttgcagctggtgcaaaatgcggcggctagaTTGCTCACTGGTTTCAACCCTtgctttaaaagattttttaaagctttttaaaaattttttttaatgtcgtcgtgttttaaggtctgtttttatgatgttttaaagtgtttttagcgtttctgtttgccgccctgggctcctgctgggagaaagggcggaatataaatcaaataataaataaataaacttgttgGCCACAAGCAGCAAGAAGTGGCTTGTCAGCCCCAACAGATTTATCTCCTGATCAGATTGGGAGATAAAGTAAGCAAAGGTGTAGCTTATCATGCAACTATCAAAGGGGCAGGAGCCTTGCCCTATTTTGCATCTGACCATCCGAGATGGTCTACATGCATTGTGGTCCTATAATATGCAAAAAAGTTTACATCTTAACTCCAGTGTGTGTATTCCCAAGCCTCAGTATCATTCTGTACAAACAGCAGGTCCAGTAAAACTGTGTTGTACCACTTTAGACTGAAGGACAGGGAACTGCATGTTTGGCCTTCATAGAAAATAAATGTTGCATAATTGACATATTGAAGAGAAAGTGCGTGAGGTTACCAACCTGATGcctgacatctagttttctatgtgtgGAGAGCTTTCTACATGAGGTAATGTTTAGTcatgggccacatccacaccatacatttattccactgttactcAACTTTAAACattcgtggcttcccccaaagaatcttgggaagcgtagtttgtgaagggtgctgagagttgttaggagacccctattccactcacaaagctacgattctcagagttctctgggaagagggactgatcgttaaaccactctgaaactGGCTCTGTGAGGAGGATACCACCCTTCATGAACTACCCATGGACACACATACTCTCATGCTGTGGCACAGTCCACAAACAATTTAACCACATGATATGATtgtctggacaaccttccagccAGATGACCTTCTGTCCACCTTGGAAAAGAGTAGCTTTTCCCGGTACATTTGGAGAGCAAAACCTTTCAGTTCTGAACCAGAATTCAACTGGCTTCTGTGGGTGGAAATTCATGGAATATTAATATGATCACTATTTTTATTGGGGTTTAACtgtatttatgtaattgattatgtaattgattatgtaattaatttattCTGAACCACCCTGGGATTAGAGTGATGAAGGGCAGCACAGAAATgttttatataaaataaaattaataaacttGCTCTCCTGGGAAAGAGAAGGCTTTGTTCCTGTAAGCGAAGTAGCCTGCTTAGAGGAAAGCCAACAGCAGGGGTCAGGCTACTCACCAACACGCTCTGCTTTTAGAGAGTCCCAGATGTTGCAGTTGAAGTCATCATATCCAGCCAGTAGGAGGCGCCCACTGCGGGAGAATGCAACTGAGGTAATACCACAGATGATGGTTTCATGTGAGTAGACAATGAGCTCCTGGTCTGCCCGAAGGTCAAAGAGGCGACAGGTGGCATCATCAGAACCAGTGCAGATGGCTTCACCACTGGGGAAGAACTGGGCAGGAATGGACacaaaaaacataataaaaatctcATTCCCTTCTGTCCTATCTTGCATCCCCCTTCAATTATTTCAGACCTATTCTTCCCCCATAAGTTGGTGTCCTTTATTCCTGCCCTGCCACCCTCCTCATCTCTCAGCTTTTGAGTCCGCTTCTCTCCACCCTCAGCTCTGGTGATGATGGTCTTGGCCACTTGAGGAAAACATACATTGATGGCATTGATATCGGACTCATGTCCTGAGAACGTCTGGCGGCAGGTGCCCTCACGGACATCCCACAGCTTGGCAGTGGCATCGCAAGCTCCAGAGATGAAGAGATTGAAGTCTGGGGAAACGGCCAGGCTCATGCAATCCCCAGTGTGACCCAAGAACACGGTCTTCTGCTGTCCTGTCTCAATGTCCCAGAGGGCGCTGTAGTGAGAGAAGAGAGAGGAATGCAGCGCTGTCACTGTCCTTCTGATCACAGGCTCACTTAGTCTCCAGGAACTTTCCATTGGGGTCCCAATTTAGCCCCCAACTTAAACTCCTCTCTTACTGTGTCCCTCACCCACTTTGATATAACTTTATAGGAAACCTGTAATTGCAAATCAATGGACTAGGAACCTTAAAGATCGGCTGGTTCACACTGACCCACATATTTAGGTCTCAGTTCAACAGCCTCCTTTGTCTGGACTCGAGCATTGGCCCTCATGGGCACCATCTGTGTGGTGGCCATTGGATCTACAGCAAATACACCGACAGGATGCATTCG is a genomic window of Rhineura floridana isolate rRhiFlo1 chromosome 1, rRhiFlo1.hap2, whole genome shotgun sequence containing:
- the GNB3 gene encoding guanine nucleotide-binding protein G(I)/G(S)/G(T) subunit beta-3, with protein sequence MGEIEQMKQEAEELKKKIEDARKACADTTLAQLASGIEAVGRIQMRTRRTLRGHLAKIYACHWATDSKLMVSASQDGKLIVWDTYTTNKVHAIPLRSSWVMTCAYAPSGNFVACGGLDNMCSIYSLKSREGNVKVSRELSAHTGYLSCCRFLDDNNIVTSSGDTTCALWDIETGQQKTVFLGHTGDCMSLAVSPDFNLFISGACDATAKLWDVREGTCRQTFSGHESDINAINFFPSGEAICTGSDDATCRLFDLRADQELIVYSHETIICGITSVAFSRSGRLLLAGYDDFNCNIWDSLKAERVGILSGHDNRVSCLGVTADGMAVATGSWDSFLKIWN